The proteins below come from a single Patescibacteria group bacterium genomic window:
- a CDS encoding type II secretion system protein gives MKYKKNIKNYGFTLIEIIIVLGIMGILTSIIYQFVVQGNDLFNQSRDQALAQDTSRKVMKSIAKELREAQNADTGAYLLASADERSIIFYSNIDSDESRERLRYFLSGSSFQKGIINPPSTSETVTTIVNNIVDTGPIFTYFDENYTGTGSPLTHPINLADVRLVHMKFSVDIDLNQPPPPISIETSIMIRNLKTNF, from the coding sequence ATGAAGTATAAAAAAAACATAAAGAATTACGGATTTACCTTAATTGAAATCATCATTGTTCTTGGTATTATGGGTATTCTGACATCGATAATTTATCAATTTGTCGTGCAGGGTAATGATTTGTTTAATCAGTCACGTGACCAAGCATTGGCACAGGATACATCAAGAAAAGTTATGAAATCCATTGCGAAAGAATTGCGGGAAGCACAAAACGCCGACACTGGCGCATACCTCCTGGCCAGCGCTGACGAACGGTCAATTATCTTCTATTCCAATATTGACTCCGATGAAAGCAGAGAACGTTTAAGATATTTCCTTTCCGGTTCAAGCTTTCAAAAAGGCATTATAAATCCGCCGAGCACCAGTGAGACCGTCACCACTATTGTCAACAATATTGTAGATACAGGGCCCATTTTCACTTATTTTGATGAAAATTACACCGGTACAGGAAGTCCACTAACCCATCCGATAAACCTTGCGGATGTACGTTTAGTTCATATGAAATTTAGCGTTGATATTGATCTCAATCAACCACCTCCTCCAATATCAATAGAAACAAGTATTATGATAAGAAATCTTAAAACCAATTTTTAA
- a CDS encoding prepilin-type N-terminal cleavage/methylation domain-containing protein codes for MYKAKIKNKHQRGFSLIELLVVIGIFATSGIFVISGLDKGIQALAVSRSRVTATEIANEKLEIIRNMPYSDVGTTTGWPVGDILSYELRNQNSFEFIVETRIDYFDDPFDGNAAGTIVGKPQDTTPNDYKKAEVSVRWNRPAVDAVLLSTFISPKGLESADNTGSLLIQVFNASGQPVPQATVHITNNTINPWIDITNTTDNSGNLQVLSLPPSIEGYHVEVTKDGYSLDSTHAVDLVSLPHPTKPDLTIVTEDVTEVSFAIDLVSSLMINTVNDTCEPIPNISLSIWGEKLIGTDPDNLKYSSEPPTNGSGTLLLSNLEWDNYTLLETSTAYDIAGIIPPVLLNILPNTSQTTSFVLADHTTNSLRVSVKDAGTDVALTSANVRLTKVGYDESKLTGIGFFLQNEWSGGPGQADYTDMTKYDDDSGTIDTNSTSGSITLKSSELSGNFYDSIANSNNKDALATTADWNTSMQQIQLADNSGEYMLTGVGQTIKLNSELGRLTKAKITVNESLNGQSISYFLSANGGVNFEPVTADVDHEFITAGDSLIFRAELSTTDPQVTPVIQDISVSYTLESFQPEGYLTSSSFNTGTSSTFGTLTWIPFSQQAETGPDSVAIQIASNTDNTTWNFIGPDGTSGSYYTTSGTQIHESHNDDQYIKYKIYLSTDDVSYSPVISSIQLGYTSACVPPGQVFFSDLSASTYSIDISLAGYETMNTSVTVNGTTQAEYFLNQL; via the coding sequence ATGTATAAAGCGAAAATAAAGAATAAGCACCAAAGGGGTTTCTCGTTAATAGAGCTTTTGGTTGTGATAGGAATATTCGCTACTTCCGGTATTTTTGTTATTTCCGGATTAGACAAAGGGATACAGGCGCTGGCCGTATCTAGATCGAGGGTTACAGCAACTGAAATTGCAAATGAAAAACTGGAAATCATCAGAAACATGCCATATTCAGATGTCGGGACCACCACAGGCTGGCCGGTTGGTGACATACTGTCATATGAACTGCGTAACCAGAATAGTTTTGAGTTTATAGTTGAAACCCGCATTGATTATTTTGATGATCCGTTTGACGGGAATGCTGCCGGTACAATTGTTGGAAAACCACAAGATACGACTCCAAATGATTATAAGAAAGCTGAAGTAAGCGTAAGATGGAACAGACCGGCTGTTGACGCAGTCCTTCTGTCAACTTTTATTTCACCAAAAGGACTAGAGTCTGCGGATAACACAGGATCGCTTTTAATCCAAGTTTTTAATGCGTCCGGTCAGCCGGTCCCGCAAGCAACAGTCCATATTACCAACAATACAATCAATCCTTGGATTGACATAACGAATACAACGGATAATTCCGGTAACTTGCAGGTCCTGAGTTTGCCTCCGAGCATCGAAGGTTATCATGTGGAAGTGACAAAAGATGGTTACAGCCTAGATTCTACCCATGCTGTTGATCTTGTTAGCCTTCCTCATCCAACCAAACCGGACCTTACAATCGTAACAGAGGATGTAACTGAAGTAAGTTTTGCAATTGATCTTGTAAGTTCACTTATGATCAATACTGTAAATGACACCTGTGAACCGATACCGAATATTTCACTTTCAATCTGGGGAGAGAAACTGATCGGAACCGATCCGGATAATTTGAAATATTCTTCAGAACCACCGACTAACGGATCCGGAACCCTGCTTTTATCAAATTTAGAATGGGATAATTACACTCTACTTGAAACATCAACTGCCTATGATATTGCGGGAATAATTCCGCCTGTACTGCTTAATATTCTGCCAAATACATCGCAAACAACTTCATTTGTATTAGCTGATCATACTACAAATTCCCTGAGGGTTTCCGTAAAAGACGCCGGGACTGATGTTGCATTAACTTCCGCGAATGTGCGATTGACCAAAGTTGGTTATGACGAGTCAAAACTTACGGGAATTGGATTCTTTTTGCAAAACGAATGGTCAGGGGGGCCGGGACAAGCAGATTATACCGATATGACAAAATATGACGATGATTCCGGAACGATTGATACAAATTCAACTTCAGGCAGTATTACACTAAAATCCTCTGAATTATCCGGCAATTTCTATGATAGTATTGCAAATAGCAACAACAAAGACGCATTAGCGACCACCGCTGATTGGAATACGAGTATGCAACAGATACAGCTTGCTGATAATTCCGGAGAATACATGCTGACAGGCGTCGGTCAAACGATAAAACTTAATTCTGAACTAGGCAGATTAACCAAAGCAAAAATAACTGTTAACGAATCATTAAACGGGCAATCAATTTCATATTTCTTGTCAGCAAACGGCGGTGTAAATTTTGAGCCGGTCACAGCAGATGTTGATCATGAATTTATAACAGCTGGCGACAGTTTAATATTCAGAGCTGAACTTTCTACAACAGATCCACAGGTTACGCCGGTTATTCAGGATATTTCAGTATCCTACACTTTAGAATCATTCCAACCAGAAGGATACCTTACATCATCATCATTTAATACAGGTACTAGCAGCACCTTTGGCACATTAACCTGGATTCCTTTCTCGCAACAAGCAGAGACGGGCCCGGATAGTGTTGCGATACAAATCGCATCAAATACTGATAATACAACCTGGAATTTTATCGGTCCGGATGGAACAAGCGGGAGTTACTATACCACAAGCGGAACTCAAATTCACGAAAGCCACAACGATGACCAGTATATAAAATATAAAATTTATCTGTCCACAGATGATGTTTCATATTCGCCGGTTATATCCAGTATTCAACTCGGCTATACATCGGCATGTGTACCGCCCGGTCAAGTATTTTTCAGCGATCTAAGCGCCAGTACATATTCGATAGATATTTCTCTGGCCGGCTATGAAACTATGAATACATCCGTCACAGTAAACGGTACAACGCAAGCAGAGTATTTTCTTAACCAATTGTAA